A stretch of DNA from Ricinus communis isolate WT05 ecotype wild-type chromosome 4, ASM1957865v1, whole genome shotgun sequence:
aatatacacgttttacaaaattatttttttatattgataaatataccacttttacagagtCGTTCtctgatattaaattattagcactattatggggttattttttcaaattcataaatatacacgttttacggggttattttcttatatcgacaaatataccctttctacggggttattttatcatattataaaattagctcatttaagggttgttttctcatactcacaaatatactaaaattacggggttactttctgccattgataaatatcctcgtattacagggtttttttctaatatttataaatataccccacttacggggttgttttctcatattaaaaaatttagcccttctacgaggctattttctcatactcgcaattacactacttttacggggttgttttctcagattcataaatatacacattttacaggattattttcttatattgataagttaGAGAGAAGTTTTTTTAAGAACTTCGCATACTTAGGCATCTACAATAAAGCTTCCGCAAAAGGTATGTTAATATGCAATTGCCTAACTATGTATCCAGTTTGTCCTTCTGAAGATGTACTGGAAATGGCACCCTTAGTTTATATTCTCTCATAATAGGGGCAAGCTTCAGTGCTACTACTTTATCTTCTACTTCAGCCTCTACACCCTTTGGTTCGTCATCAACCTTCTCAATCATAGTAGAACTCACATCTACTTCATTCATCTTAGTTCTTAGCTTATTGCCTCTCTGTAATGTAATAACCCTAAGCTGCTCCTTAGGGTTAGCTTCTGTGTTACTCGGTAAGCTTCCTTAGAACCTCTCACTTAAGAGTCTTGCCACTTGTCCCACTTGATTCTTCAAAGTTTAAATTGAAGCTTGCTAGTTTCTAAGAGTAGTCTCAGTAGTTTGAAACCTTATTTTAGATGCCGATATGAACTTTTCCATTATCTCCTCTAGATTACTCCTTCTAGGAGGAGCTTACTACTTTTTTTGCTGTTGAAATCCTAGCGGTGGAGGTCTTTGCTAATTCTGATTCTCCCTAGACAAAATTCAGATGATTTCTCCACCCTGAATTATAGGTATTGCTGTAGGGATTGTTATGTTGCCTATGAACATCTTCCACATAATCAACATGCTCAAGCTTAGTAAGAGTATTGTCATTTTGTCTATCTTGAATTAGGTGACTAGCCCCACACCAATCACAAGTCATAACTTATGCATGTCTTCTAGATGAAGACATAGTCAAATATCCATCTTTCTACTCATGGCCTCTAGTTGTGCGTTTATAGCTACCATAGGGTCTACCGCATGGATTTCACTCCCTTTCACTCAAACTTGCTCTCTTGGATTCTGCCACTGATAGTTCGTCACTACCATATATCCTCAATAAGATCCATCGCTTACTGAGGATTCTTATTGTTTAGTGACCCATTTGCTGCAGCATTAATAGACTGTTTACTTATGTAATTCAGTCCGTTAAAGAATGTCTGAATTTACAGCCATAGAGGTAAACCATGGTATGGACAGCCCCTAAATAAACCCTTAAAATATTCCTAGCAATCGTACAAAGTCTCATTCTCTTATTGAAGAAACCCTGTTATGTCATTCCTCAACTTAGCCGTCTTAGAAGGTGAAAAGTATCTCTCTAAGAATTGCTCAACCAGCTGATTCTATGTCGTAAATATTCCAACTGAAAATGACTTCAACCACTTCTTTGGCTTATTCCTCAACGAGAATGGGAATAGCCTCAATCGAATAGCATCATTTGATACCCCATTAATCTTAAAGGTATCACAAGTCTTCGgaaaatcatccaaataggTGTTTGGATCCTCATTGGGCAAACCATCAAACATGCAATTATTTTGCATCATCTGAATAATGTTGGGCTTGATTTCGAAGTTGTTTACTGCAAAATTCAGCCTCACAATACTAGATGTAGCCAAATTAAGAGTTGAATGTGCATACTCTTACATGGTTCTCTCCCTAGGTGGAGTTGCCATTCTTAACTGTTCCCCTTCCTGGTTTGGTTCCCCTTCTTGATTTTGATTATGTAACTCCGCCACCATTTCGGCTAAAGCTCGTTCTCGTTCTTCTCTTTGCTACTTTCTCAAAGTTCTTTCCAACTCTGCTTCATAAGCGAATAGTTCCATCGAACTAGTTCGGGTCATACATAGATTCAGGTACCTAGAAAAAACACAaacataacaaaaataaatcaaataaaaactaaaaatgcTAAATCACTAGCTTTTCAATTACTAATATCGCAATAGAAAAGAGTTCCCCGGCAACAGCAGCCAAAACTTGATACACACTATCCGCACACGAAGTGCACCGATCGTATCAAGTAATATAATGATGAATAAGAGTATTATTCCACTAGGGACCTAACTGTGAGTACTACCTTCTATCATATACTAATATTTAACATTCAAAATATTGTCTTGGgtgtaataatatttaaaagtaaacaatcttgaaaaataagattaaaacaATTGATAAACTTATCAAGGATAAGCCTATTTAGTAGTGAATTTTccctaataagttaaatattttatgaaacaAACAGCAATTAATTccaatcaagagttgagttgGCATTCCACCAAATCAGATTTAAACCTTTTTCAAGTGATTGAACCCCTAATTCCTAAGAGGAGGGAGAAgaatctcttctcaaacccACTCACTTAGATCATGCGTTAAGATTAAGGAACTATTAAACTAAAGgatcttgtagatctatctctatTATCCCAATCAACTCTCAACCCCGAAGATGTGATCAATCCATAAAAAGTTATCTCTAATCagcttataaaaataaatcccGATCAATATgtcgacttatcaattgaaatagataattaagaaatcaaaaggacaaaacaactcatagaaaagattaattgcattaactttgaatcaatccatacaaacaaattagggttcatcaaaacccaaatagcaagaaaattagtttctatacattacaataaagaaatatagattagggaaagaagatctcaaactaTTCATGGAAGAGTAGAGATGAAAATCTTCAACCTTGAATCctcaatcttagaaaataataaaggaaTTGATGTTCGTCCTTGAGAAATGACcaatcaaaatcctaaaaatgaaagaaaaaatgaaatttttaagtATTTCTCTCtccaaaaatgaataaaataatgaaactcCCATAAAACAACCTTAAAAGTTCCTTTAAATAGTGTCTTTTTATGTTCCACACGGACGTGTCACGTCCTATGATCAACTCGCACTTAAAGCCATCCTCTAGGTCACACGGGAAGATCACATGGACATGTCCTCTTCCCGTGTCATGCCTTAGACAATTTGCCAATTTTACAACTCATACGGGAAGTCCACACGGGTTTGTGCTTCCCATATCATGTCTTCCTTCATTCTACCACTTTCTGGATTTCACACGTGCAAGTTCTTCCCGTGTCATGCCCATGCGGGACTCTGTCTCTTGCTAAATAAGTGATTCTTAGACTAATTTCCATGTATTTTAATGCCAAACGTCTTCTTGCCATGTAAGCTTTGCAAAGAACCTAAAAGGGACTAAAAATAAGCTctaacaaacaaattaaactcaatttaaagtaaaattaaaataaaacaaggtTCAAAAGTAAATGGTTCTAGCACTTATCAAATAGCTTACTTTATAAGTAAGTAATAACACATTATAGTAGTCTTGAGcgtttgatcaatatccaattattaaaatctaatttgatCAAACATCGACTATGAATAAAGTTTTGGAATATATGTAATAAGAatctcatcattataaacttgctttataatttttcttactttttgtTTATATTCAATGGTGTTGATCTCTAATAGTTTGGATTGTTCCTTATCATGACTATTTGTACCATTAAGAGTTGAATAATGCCTCTAGTATAATTGTATGTCATCATTTGTGATGTATAAATAACATAATCATCTGATAACTCATTGTCTTTAGGACATACTCTAACATTAACCCTAAAAAACAGTTGCACCCATAGATTTACTCTAGCATTGAGAAGGGTATCAAGTTCGAGCGACCTATCCTGcacttataataataagaaaaaaaaaactctaacaAACAGAGaaagacaaaagaagaaaggaaaatagaaACACTTTTTTGTATATTGTTTACAATCTTATGATGTACTGTATCATGTTCCTTTACATTCTTTCTCGTTCCTTGCTATAGAAACAAGCAAAATAAGcaagattttaaaaacaaaataaaacaaattctCCTCTCTTCTCCTCTTCTGTTCTTCAATTCcttgtatatatattcaaCAACGAACTAAATGAAGTTTGGTTCTTTTAGAAGAAATCAAAAAAGTAGATAATATAGAGCCCAGtatcaaaaatatttggaTGATGTAGTTGAATAATGTCTAGCCTTGCAAAAGACACTCACCTTCCTCCCCCAATAAGGTCACTAAGTCTTGGTTCTGTAATATTTAGTGGAGAATGTGCTAAATCAACTCCTCGATCATGATTAACTGGATGGTTTTGATGGTTTTCATGCAGCTTGTCGCTAATAATTCTTGATTCAGTAAATGATTTAGTATCTCCATAGCCATAGGAAATGCCACAGTGTATATCTGTAACATCCCAATCACTCAAATAGCTTGGTTTTGATGTAACAGTACTAATTTCAATATCTCCAGAAAGCATAGCCACAACACGCGACATTGATGGTCGCATTAGGGGTGATGCCTGAGTACACAAGAGGGCAACTCCTATAACTCGAAAAGCTTCATTTTCATCAAACCCGATTAAATTCGGATCTAGTAGTGCCAAGCTTTGGTTATTTTCATACAGATTCCATGCCTAGAAACAAATAGATAActattttcttagagaaagttaactagaaaaaaaatatatacaagaATTATATCTCCTTACCCATCCAAGAAGATATATCTTTTTCTCCATTAAGTTACTCTCGAAGTTTGGTATTCCACTAAGGACTTCTAAAGCAAGAACGCCAAAGCTAAAAACATCTGCTTTCTCTGTTAGATGTCCACGCATTGCATACTCAGGAGCCATATAGCCACTGCATGAAGATAAGTTTCTTAGTAAAAGTCTTATCATAAAAACAAGTTTATCGAGACCGTGAGTAATAGATTTCAATAAATGGACAACAAAGCAAACTAAATGGAAAGATGAGTCTATTGGATTTATAAATGGGCTCTTTTTATTATAGAGCATGTATTATTGCAGTTTGGGCAAGTAAGATCTATCTACAGAAGTGGTAAAAAGGCATTACATGGTCCCTGCAATTCGAGTGCTGATGTGGGTTTTCTTGTCATCATACAACTTTGCTAATCCGAAATCTGATAATTTGGGGCAGAGTTCTTCATCAAGCAAAATATTACTTGCCTTCACATCTCGATGCACAATCCTCGGCCTCGATTCCTCATGAAGATAAGCTAGCCCTCTAGCAGTTCCTAAGCATATATTGAATCGGGTTGGCCAATCAAGATGCAAGCTAGTGTTCCCTGCACAAGTAGCCAAATCTGTTTATAAAGCATGTAAATTGAGATATAAGCCTTTTTTccctttaaatttattatttaacatgagtaagaattgaataaaattaaaatgtttttaAGATTTAGTCCTTTAAATGTCTCCTAAGATCCAATTATTATGGCCACCAAGTCTATAAACTATTCATCTCCGTACCAAAGAGTGCCTGATCAAGGCTCTTGTTTTTTAGATATTCATAAACCAAGAGACGCCTATTCCCTTCAATGCAGCAGCCATACAGTCTTACAAGATTGCGATGCTGAACTGCAGATATCATAGCAATCTCAGTTATAAATTGATCCTTCCCCTGATGAGATGCCAATGAAAGTTGCTTCACTGCTACTTCCCTTCCATCAATAAGGATACCCTATATAGGACCAAAAATTTAGTAAGCAATGCTTGCAACCTCTATGGTAAttgaaaaagtaaatattaagaaatgaCCAAGCATTCCATCatgatataataatatttgtaatcAATTACCTTATATACAGGACCATACCCTCCTTCTCCTAACTTATTTAAGGGACAAAAGCCTTTAGTAGCTGTTCTCAATTCGGCATAACTAAAAGTGATAGGTCTAGAGCCTATTCCAGAGAGAACTGCAAAATGAagcatgagaaaaaaaattcaccAACTCAGGAAACCATAAACTCTATTGTTctataagatttttaaatgATGATATAAACTATCATTTTATGATTATGCAGTTCAAGAGATAAATTGTATTTTCATGTTAGTCTATTTCATTGACTTATGAGAAACTCCACCTTAATTGGGGTGTGGAGAACTAAAGATTTTAGGACCATTAACTTGTATTCAGCAATAATTGATCTTGAAACTGTTATTTTGTAGCATCTTCATCTAGAACATTATGATAACATTAAAGCATTTTTAGGAGGACTTCTAATAACTAATTCTCATAAGAACTTTAACAGCAAGTAATATTAAACAGACACATTAATGTTTATATGCACAAAAAAGAGTTTGGTATTGGACACTGTAACAATtgcaattcttttatttttcatcaacAACCTTACCTTCCTCATCACGCTTTCCTGCTTGTACTTTGATGTAAAACATTGCAAATATTAGCATGAGGCTCACGACTCCAACAGAGACAGCAATACCAACAATCAACCCTGTCTTGCTTCTTTTCTGAGTATTAGGTGGTATTCCACTAACTGTTGGTCTAAAAGCTGTTTTGCAAATTCAGTTACCATTAGCAGTAAgccaaagaagaagtagaatAAAAAAGCAGAATTTGAACATCTTAACTAAGGAATTGCATTACCTGAAACAACACTTAGAGCTGAAATGATTGGTCCATAATAACCTTGTATCGGCGTGCAACAGGTCCCCTTACCAGcccaaaataaatgaatttcgAGATAGTTCTCACTAACAGTAATATTAAATCTCTTTGTAATCGCTATCTCAACCCCACCTGCCTCCTTTGATATGTCAAAGTCCTTCAACTCGCGGCGTCCCTAGGAAAccaatgaaaaagaaaaaaaaaatatagaagtaTCATCATATAGTATTCATAAAGAGGTAGTTATAGTTCTTTAAAATCATTTCTACCTGAATATAGATGTCAAAGACACGCCTTCCATTGCTCTCCCAAATTTGCGAGCTTCTATGTTTTAATGCTGTTTCTGCAAATAATAGGCTTATGGTGTAAGGCCCATTTTCAAGACCTAGGCCATAATATCTAATTGAACCTGGGGAGATTCTTGAAGTCAGATAAAGTTCTGGAGTGTTGGTACTGGTCACTTGTGATTGGGTATCTTCAACATAAGATGGATTCTGTCTATCATTATATAAGCCTGTGATACTGACTGCCCATTTTTGGGTACTAGTTGCATGAATTGATGCTGCACCCAGGGAAGAATTTTCGGCTTCATACAATATGCTACCGACTCTCATCTCTGGGCCACCGCACTTGATCGAAAAATTTGCATCTATAACAGTTAACAGTAACATAATATTATTGCTCCCAATTGATGAAGTCATTCTTAACACACCAGGGAATGTATAATGCTGGTACAAAGAGTTAAATGAagttaaattcaaaatctcatcATCTCATGAGAATTCAAAGAAGTTATAAACTCTAAGATACTACTAGGGTTGATGAACAAAACATGATTTGTGATAACATAAATACAACTCAATATCTCCAGACCTCATGAGATTTCAAACATAACATAGTTTGCGAATGTTAACATAGAACTTTATCATAATGTCATGCTTGCTCTTTATAACTTCATGCAACTctaatcattttcttcattctttgttttcttttataaagttaacattatttgttttttgcAATAATTTTAGCCCACATTATGCTTAGTAAGACAGTATTGAGGTGAAAATCAATGAGTGATATATACTGActagtaaaaatttaagatgATTCAATTTggaatatcaaccatgcattgatctctttttattttattttattctttttgtccTCTATTTCACTTTTATAGTAATCGCATAGCCCatacttttgttttcttcaaaATCTAGATTGTAAGAgagtaaaaaagaaagtaaaagagtGCCTCTTTTACTATGAATTGGTACTGCACAAGATATTTCATAGATAATCTTCATTTGTCAGCATTTTGGCCTGGAAAACTCTATGGTGTATAAAGTTTcctttttaaacaaaataattaaaatttctattggATACTAAATCATTAAAAACACACTTACAACGTGGAGTATTCCTATTGCAAGGGAAATTTCTTTGCAGACAATTCAATCCTGGAATAACACTGCATATAGTAATAAGTGttactatttatttagattGGAAAATTCCAATAAATGTGTGTTCAAATTTAGAAGGAACATAACAGGGCTTCAGCTAGTATGCATTGATTAGACAAGAGGGTCGTTATATTACCTGATATTTGAGCGATCAAATACAAAGTTATTGGCTACTAAgttcctgcagaattccataTAGAAATTACTCAAACAAGCCTGTAGTAACATACACTAAAGATGCAAAGATGACGGACTAACTATCTATGTCTTAAAGGGAGTCATATGCCCATAATGAGATAGAAACGAATAATTAGCAGAGCAGGtcataattatataaacaGGTTTACTCAATTCATGGATAGCATGAACTATACTGAGAATCAAGGAAGTTTCAACCTCTGATGCAATGCACTATGTGTCTTCTTTTACTTAGCAGGAATACTTGTGTGACATTATTTGTACCATAATTGCATGATAtggataaaaaataagaaaagcaaTGTCATGAGCATTAAGATTCATAAAcctttaaacataaaaatggAGATGGATAAAGAAGTAACTTGATTTAGGAGACATACAATTGTAGATTTGAGTTTACCCATGTAGGAAAGCTTCCTGAAAGATTATTGTAAGATAAATCTCtgcatagaaaataaattgaccAAAATAGGTAAATGTATAAGAACTAGTTAATTCATTTTCTAACAAACGCCCATCAATTGAACTtgatgaaataataattttgtgtCCACCAACTATAATTTCAAAAgcagaaaataaagaatatatgGTCTAGAAATcaactttctctttttcaggATTAAAGTATAAATTCTTCTCCTATTTTGGACTAATTTTAGAAGAGAAATTTTTCTAGCGATAGATATTAGGTCCATGGACATTGATCCAAggtaaaaaggaaaatcttATTAGAAATGTATAGGGGAGTGGCATTGAAATATTCTTAGTATTACAAATAAACTAAATCTACTCTCCTctatctataaaattttaaaagttgtgCCACAAATTCCACAAAAGTTGAAAAAACTGCTACCAACACTTTTAGTTCCTATTTCTTAAATTCTGGGCATTTTTTTTCACATAAGTGAAAAGACTACGGCTAAGACTTCCTTCAAAAGTTTGAACAAATCTAAAGCAATTGTGTCAATGCGAGTCATAAAGTCTTTAGTACCTAGCATATATTGCTTATATAAaaagtgtgtgtgtgtgtgtgtgaaaCTACACAGTGATGATAATAAGTAATTGCATAATGAAGGGCTGGAGGAAGGGGATTGATCTCAAATTGGTTTTCGGTCTATGTTAAAATTATAGAGGGTAGTGAAAGTATATTCAGTATAGTATATTTTGCTTTGGCATGAGCACTTACATAGTTTGAAGAATATCACTTTTTTCGTTAGGAAGGGTTCCAGAGAGGCTATTGTTTCCAAGAAACCTGGAAATATCAAAATGACATGTAATGGAGATACCattaaatgaaagaaagaaaaaatactaAAGGAAATAGCTAcaatagaaaattgaaatataagatttaacatagatataatattataatatattatagctataatattaaaacttcAAATAACGTAGAAAATAGGCTTTAAGGTATTTACAAGTACTCGAGAGAACTCAAACTGAATAGATCATTTGGAATTTGACCTGTTATGTTGTTAAAGCTTAAATCCCTACAAATGCAAACCAAAAATAATGACAATAGTTAAAGCAATAAGGAAATTTCAAACTGGAATTTTTTCACTTGAGGTCATTTGTAACTTacaatatttctaaatttcgaTATTCTCCGATATTAGGCGGAATAGTATCAGTGATCAATGCATTCCTCAAATTCCTTcatataaggaaaaaaaaagtgagCTAGTTTAAAGTTGAGACACACAAAGTAATGGttgaaagattttattaacttaCAAGTCAGTcaaattcttcaaattcttgATAAAATCAAGAGTAGAGCTCACATTATGTAAATCACTGATGCGTCTACATGTTCATGtgcaaatatatattactgaaACTGACTTTCTTGTACGAACAGACACACAAATGATAATAGATACTTGTAtttgtatttgtatttatgTGAAACAGATTGTTAACATTTTAGCAACAGGTGACTTACAGAGATTTCATTGAAACCAAGTTAGAAAAGCTGGATGGTATTGGACCTTCAAAAGAATTCCCTTGCAATCTCCTATGACCAATCAATagaattgtaattaaatatgcaaAATACAAGAGGCAAAAATTCATGCTTAATGTTCTAATAAAAAGTTACCATAAACTATTATGTGGTTTCacagatttttatattagggCCTATAATGCCACTTCATTCCTTTGTTAGCAAAAGCTAGCCAAGTGCAATAACATCATGGTGAGCTTAAAGTAAgaaaatgtatattttaatttctatgcTAAGCCTATCAGGTTAACACCACTAGTGCATTTGGCTGGTTTTCGCCAACAAAGAAGTGgcaaaaaggaaaattgtTTAATATCGATATCAGTGAAACCACATAAAAGTTTATtgcattttctttcaaaaaaagagaaatgaaataaaaaaaatttagcttACAGTGTTGTAAGCTCTGTCCAGGTCCCAATGAAGTTTGGTATATTGCCAGTGAAAGGATTATCGAATGCCCACCTAAACATAGAGAAGTCATGTCCATGTACATAAAAGAATCAAACAGCTATAGGCATTAGAGAAGGAATTTATCCTTACAGGATTCTAATCCTTGTCAAATTGGCAAAAGTTGAGGGAATTTCACCATTTAATCCACAACTATTAATATACCTGCAACATTATGAAAAGACAATAATAAAGAATTGTCTGATCTCATGATATCTGATTGAGAGAGGGAActatttagaatttggaaGTTACAATTGCTCCAGTTTGACCAAATTTCCTAGTTCAGGAGGAAGTGTTCCAGAAAAATTGTTTACACCAAGTGACCTGTTTTAAGAtaacatataataaagaaGGGAATTATACAAGATTCAATTCAAACCAAGAAACACAAACACATGAAGTCATAAACATATTTATGTTTCTCTCAGGCATAACtataaacaattaataagCATAAATATTGTATGGAAAATATAAATCTCAATGTATGATCCTACTTACATATCAAACCAATAAATTATTGATGCaagttattaatattatatgatgATGCATCAATAAACAATCCCCGGCTCtcaaatatgaaatatatactCCCTCCATTCCAAATTGatagttctttctttcttttttgtcctattcaaaattttgtcCGCGTTAAAACTATTGCACATATACTCTTCATTAATAATACTGAAATTATCACATACAATACAATTTATACTATGAAATTGTATTTATGCAAAATTTCGCagatttttaaagaaaaaatgataaaaattaatagcattaattaaaaaatctataattaaTCCGTCTACAATTTGAAAGTAAACTACCTAATTAGAATAAAAGGAGTAATTATCAGccacaaaaggaaaaagtaaCATGAGCAACATAAATACCAGATAGTCATGCATAATAGTGTCAAAATATATAGTCATATTACCATTTGAATTGACTagtactaaattaaataaaagaaaagaatcatAAATATGTACTTTTCACAAGGTCTTAATTGCAAAGAGTGCCAATCTTACAATAAAGTTAGGTCCTTAAGGTTTCCAATTTCCTTTGGGATGGGTCCCGAAAATGCGTTGTGAGCAACGGCCCTagttacaaaaaaaataagctCATTCAAAAATCAATGAAATTctttaacaaaaatagaaaagataaaataaaacataataagTTAAGATCACCTCAAGAAAAAGGGATAACTCTTGAGGTTAAAAATGATGTAAAATTACACTactattagttttttttttttattccatATATAATGGTGAATATTAAGAATAAGATAAGAGGCAACTACTGATTGGTTTCAACCATAAAAATTGGATCAAATTGAAAGAGTTCTATGATTCCGATTTTACTACTCTAGAGACTTAAACCAAAAATGGAAACTAAAACAATTCCATTTTGGAACCACAATCATAAATGttggatttttttaatttaaaaatataaatttagtttaatgcCCTTATAATAACTATATTAGCGGTTAATTCTCCAAGCATTTgcgtaaaagaaataaatttctcCCCAAAACAAAGTCGGAAGAAAGCAAAAATGGAATTagaattgaaatttgaataggcTGAAATATTTAGGGCTGTTTACTTTTAGAAAACTAAATGAGTTTTCTAAAaacaattcaaataaaaacagaaaatagtatcttatatttatttatattatttttttgaaaataaaatagaaattaatttttaatttttttagtttcttaACTACCGATTTGAGGAATTGAAATCATGAATTTTCATGCGATTTTTCAAGACTAGTATTGGCCCACAGTCATCCCCAACTATGATGCTAAACACAAAATCTGCTTtgtcttaatttcttttttattcaagtGAATAGAAATATAGTATTTGAATCAGCCACATTGACAAATCTAATtctctaaataaatttagggAATATATCCATACTTATATATCATTTAGGGGCTAAGAAAACTAGCATTTTGATAAT
This window harbors:
- the LOC8285186 gene encoding probable LRR receptor-like serine/threonine-protein kinase At1g56140 isoform X1, whose product is MKKLQSPSSSSSSSSLAFAQSLGFLYCFIFFLSIRNSAAQNATTDPAEVRALNEIFRGWDTQSTNSWNISGDPCTGTAIDESDLEAPANNPSIKCDCSFDSNSTCHITRLRVFSLNKRGVIPETLLVLKHLIFLKLDKNYFMGPLPAFIGNLTALRTLAVAHNAFSGPIPKEIGNLKDLTLLSLGVNNFSGTLPPELGNLVKLEQLYINSCGLNGEIPSTFANLTRIRILWAFDNPFTGNIPNFIGTWTELTTLRLQGNSFEGPIPSSFSNLVSMKSLRISDLHNVSSTLDFIKNLKNLTDLNLRNALITDTIPPNIGEYRNLEILDLSFNNITGQIPNDLFSLSSLEYLFLGNNSLSGTLPNEKSDILQTIDLSYNNLSGSFPTWVNSNLQLNLVANNFVFDRSNISVIPGLNCLQRNFPCNRNTPRYANFSIKCGGPEMRVGSILYEAENSSLGAASIHATSTQKWAVSITGLYNDRQNPSYVEDTQSQVTSTNTPELYLTSRISPGSIRYYGLGLENGPYTISLLFAETALKHRSSQIWESNGRRVFDIYIQGRRELKDFDISKEAGGVEIAITKRFNITVSENYLEIHLFWAGKGTCCTPIQGYYGPIISALSVVSAFRPTVSGIPPNTQKRSKTGLIVGIAVSVGVVSLMLIFAMFYIKVQAGKRDEEVLSGIGSRPITFSYAELRTATKGFCPLNKLGEGGYGPVYKGILIDGREVAVKQLSLASHQGKDQFITEIAMISAVQHRNLVRLYGCCIEGNRRLLVYEYLKNKSLDQALFGNTSLHLDWPTRFNICLGTARGLAYLHEESRPRIVHRDVKASNILLDEELCPKLSDFGLAKLYDDKKTHISTRIAGTIGYMAPEYAMRGHLTEKADVFSFGVLALEVLSGIPNFESNLMEKKIYLLGWAWNLYENNQSLALLDPNLIGFDENEAFRVIGVALLCTQASPLMRPSMSRVVAMLSGDIEISTVTSKPSYLSDWDVTDIHCGISYGYGDTKSFTESRIISDKLHENHQNHPVNHDRGVDLAHSPLNITEPRLSDLIGGGR
- the LOC8285186 gene encoding probable LRR receptor-like serine/threonine-protein kinase At1g56140 isoform X2; the protein is MKKLQSPSSSSSSSSLAFAQSLGFLYCFIFFLSIRNSAAQNATTDPAEVRALNEIFRGWDTQSTNSWNISGDPCTGTAIDESDLEAPANNPSIKCDCSFDSNSTCHITRLRVFSLNKRGVIPETLLVLKHLIFLKLDKNYFMGPLPAFIGNLTALRTLAVAHNAFSGPIPKEIGNLKDLTLLSLGVNNFSGTLPPELGNLVKLEQLYINSCGLNGEIPSTFANLTRIRILWAFDNPFTGNIPNFIGTWTELTTLRLQGNSFEGPIPSSFSNLVSMKSLNLRNALITDTIPPNIGEYRNLEILDLSFNNITGQIPNDLFSLSSLEYLFLGNNSLSGTLPNEKSDILQTIDLSYNNLSGSFPTWVNSNLQLNLVANNFVFDRSNISVIPGLNCLQRNFPCNRNTPRYANFSIKCGGPEMRVGSILYEAENSSLGAASIHATSTQKWAVSITGLYNDRQNPSYVEDTQSQVTSTNTPELYLTSRISPGSIRYYGLGLENGPYTISLLFAETALKHRSSQIWESNGRRVFDIYIQGRRELKDFDISKEAGGVEIAITKRFNITVSENYLEIHLFWAGKGTCCTPIQGYYGPIISALSVVSAFRPTVSGIPPNTQKRSKTGLIVGIAVSVGVVSLMLIFAMFYIKVQAGKRDEEVLSGIGSRPITFSYAELRTATKGFCPLNKLGEGGYGPVYKGILIDGREVAVKQLSLASHQGKDQFITEIAMISAVQHRNLVRLYGCCIEGNRRLLVYEYLKNKSLDQALFGNTSLHLDWPTRFNICLGTARGLAYLHEESRPRIVHRDVKASNILLDEELCPKLSDFGLAKLYDDKKTHISTRIAGTIGYMAPEYAMRGHLTEKADVFSFGVLALEVLSGIPNFESNLMEKKIYLLGWAWNLYENNQSLALLDPNLIGFDENEAFRVIGVALLCTQASPLMRPSMSRVVAMLSGDIEISTVTSKPSYLSDWDVTDIHCGISYGYGDTKSFTESRIISDKLHENHQNHPVNHDRGVDLAHSPLNITEPRLSDLIGGGR